In Perca fluviatilis chromosome 18, GENO_Pfluv_1.0, whole genome shotgun sequence, one genomic interval encodes:
- the LOC120546663 gene encoding kelch repeat and BTB domain-containing protein 11-like, with the protein MQSSEGKEAEGPADSADMSLEKCLELLITAKREGREGEKERLYRHMSDRYLEVLRTPGVFGRLTAGEREHILARRMEGRKVLAVAETSEVYERGGSRESSRPQSPQQDGARRLFYLDTESQAGHKSARWQWEELTRLPEEIPAKGSAMCTLYNYLFVAGGMSGAKASDRVFCYNPRTRRWSQIRPLGEPRCQLRLVSMDGHLYAVGGECLFTVERYDPRADRWSAVAPLPKGSFAVAHEATSCGGELFVSGGSLFYRLLRYDSRRDEWEECPFNESRRRSTDMVAHRGLVYRFDVERERAAVSVYKYNTAAKAWHGGASFPLSETLPFRCAVLGERIYCVNRSGTLLFDVREDREGFLPDALPSPPDTRGALVPFVLAL; encoded by the exons ATGCAGAGCAGTGAGGGCAAAGAGGCAGAAGGACCCGCAGATTCTGCAGACATGTCGCTGGAGAAGTGCTTGGAGCTGCTGATAACAGCCAAGAGGGAAggcagggagggggagaaggagCGGCTCTACCGCCACATGAGCGACCGCTACCTGGAAGTGCTGCGGACCCCCGGTGTGTTCGGCCGGCTCACAGCCGGGGAGAGGGAGCACATCCTGGCCCGGAGGATGGAGGGGCGGAAG GTGCTGGCGGTGGCTGAAACCAGCGAGGTGTACGAGCGGGGGGGCAGCCGGGAGAGCAGCCGGCCACAGAGCCCGCAGCAGGACGGCGCCAGGCGGCTGTTTTACCTCGATACGGAAAGCCAAGCGGGTCATAAATCGGCGCGCTGGCAGTGGGAGGAGCTGACCCGACTGCCGGAGGAGATCCCGGCCAAAGGCTCGGCGATGTGCACGCTGTACAACTACCTGTTCGTGGCGGGCGGCATGAGCGGCGCCAAAGCGTCGGATCGAGTCTTCTGCTACAACCCGCGGACGCGCCGGTGGAGCCAGATCAGACCGCTCGGCGAGCCGCGCTGCCAGCTTCGGCTCGTGTCCATGGACGGGCATCTGTACGCCGTCGGAGGGGAGTGTCTGTTCACCGTGGAGCGCTACGACCCGCGCGCCGACCGCTGGAGCGCCGTGGCGCCGCTGCCGAAAGGCTCCTTCGCCGTGGCTCACGAGGCGACCTCGTGCGGCGGCGAGCTGTTCGTGTCCGGCGGCTCGCTCTTCTACCGCCTGCTGCGCTACGACTCGCGCCGAGACGAGTGGGAGGAGTGTCCGTTCAACGAGAGCCGGCGCCGCTCCACGGACATGGTGGCTCACCGCGGCCTCGTGTACCGCTTCGACGTGGAGCGCGAGCGCGCCGCGGTGAGCGTGTACAAGTACAACACGGCGGCGAAGGCGTGGCACGGCGGCGCCAGCTTCCCGCTCTCGGAGACGCTGCCGTTTCGCTGCGCCGTGCTCGGCGAGCGGATCTACTGCGTGAACCGGAGCGGCACGCTGCTGTTCGACGTGCGGGAGGACAGAGAGGGCTTCCTGCCCGACGCGCTGCCCTCGCCGCCGGATA